From Humisphaera borealis, the proteins below share one genomic window:
- the trmD gene encoding tRNA (guanosine(37)-N1)-methyltransferase TrmD, with the protein MPLRIDILTLFPEMFAPVLGTSIPKRAAEKGLVSYHTTQIRDFATDQHKSVDDKPFGGGPGMVMMCQTLFDAVEHAEAQDPRPARRLLMSPQGRRLDQAMVLELAAEQRLLFIAGHYEGFDERIIDGLKPEEISIGDYVLSGGELAAMVIIDAIVRTLPGALGAETGAHDESFADGLLEYPQYTRPREFRGMSVPEILLSGNHSKIAAWRLEQRKLRTEARRPDLWSAYRDRKTEQ; encoded by the coding sequence ATGCCCCTTCGGATTGACATCCTGACCCTCTTTCCGGAGATGTTCGCGCCCGTACTGGGGACGAGCATTCCGAAGCGGGCGGCCGAGAAGGGACTGGTCTCGTACCACACGACACAGATCCGCGATTTCGCGACGGATCAGCACAAGTCGGTGGACGACAAGCCGTTCGGCGGCGGACCGGGCATGGTAATGATGTGCCAGACGCTGTTCGACGCCGTCGAACATGCCGAAGCCCAGGACCCCCGTCCGGCGCGCCGCCTGCTGATGTCGCCGCAGGGACGCCGGCTCGATCAGGCGATGGTGCTGGAACTGGCGGCGGAGCAGCGACTGCTCTTCATCGCCGGGCACTACGAAGGGTTCGATGAGCGGATCATCGACGGGCTAAAACCCGAGGAGATCAGCATCGGCGACTATGTGTTGAGCGGCGGCGAGCTGGCGGCGATGGTGATCATCGACGCGATCGTCCGAACGCTGCCGGGCGCCCTTGGGGCAGAAACCGGCGCCCACGACGAATCATTCGCCGACGGACTGCTGGAGTATCCGCAGTACACGCGGCCGCGGGAGTTTCGGGGCATGAGCGTCCCGGAGATCCTGCTGAGCGGAAATCACTCGAAGATCGCCGCCTGGCGACTCGAGCAACGGAAGCTGCGAACCGAGGCGCGTCGACCCGATCTGTGGTCCGCGTATCGCGATCGCAAAACGGAACAGTGA
- a CDS encoding YraN family protein: MMSWIRNLFTPGTPTDAMGDRGENLAARHLRDNGYKIISRNFRCDAGEIDIIARDGTTIVFVEVKTRSYDDPTPEEQVNAAKQHKLTKAGKIYLSRYGIPQPPARFDIVAIVWPQGRDPIIRHTPHAFQATF, translated from the coding sequence ATGATGAGTTGGATCCGAAATCTGTTCACACCGGGCACCCCCACCGACGCCATGGGCGATCGCGGCGAGAATCTCGCCGCACGGCATCTGCGGGACAACGGCTACAAGATCATCTCGCGCAACTTCCGCTGCGACGCAGGCGAGATCGACATCATCGCCCGCGACGGTACGACGATCGTGTTCGTGGAGGTCAAGACGCGCTCCTACGACGACCCGACGCCCGAAGAGCAGGTCAACGCGGCCAAGCAGCACAAGCTCACCAAGGCAGGGAAGATTTATCTCAGCCGCTACGGCATCCCACAGCCGCCGGCGAGGTTTGATATCGTCGCGATCGTCTGGCCGCAGGGCCGCGACCCCATCATTCGCCACACCCCGCACGCGTTTCAGGCGACATTTTGA
- the rplS gene encoding 50S ribosomal protein L19, with product MVNPLLDHAEKSSLKTEVPQFEVGDTVDVATRIVEGDKERIQIFAGTVIMKKGRGINATFTVRRIVNNEGVERIYPLHSPFIASVTVKRSGENRRAKLFYLRDRVGKATRLTEKRKIKKDEPAKAAKPAAEKTEELATSAT from the coding sequence ATGGTAAATCCACTTTTGGATCACGCGGAAAAGTCCAGCCTTAAGACCGAAGTGCCTCAGTTCGAGGTCGGTGATACCGTCGATGTCGCGACGCGAATCGTCGAAGGCGACAAGGAACGCATCCAGATTTTCGCCGGTACGGTGATCATGAAGAAAGGCCGCGGCATCAACGCGACCTTCACCGTTCGCCGAATCGTCAACAACGAAGGTGTCGAGCGCATCTATCCTCTGCACTCGCCGTTCATCGCCAGCGTGACCGTCAAGCGCAGCGGCGAGAACCGCCGTGCCAAGCTCTTCTACCTGCGCGACCGCGTGGGCAAGGCAACCCGGCTGACCGAGAAGCGGAAGATCAAGAAGGACGAGCCCGCCAAGGCCGCCAAGCCGGCAGCCGAGAAGACCGAAGAGCTCGCAACGTCTGCGACCTGA